One genomic region from Ignavibacteriales bacterium encodes:
- a CDS encoding beta-lactamase family protein, whose amino-acid sequence MLFEKYFGFADKEKTTPINPNSLFGMASGGKMFTALCIAKLVEDKKLNYNDHITKYIDGFSDKTKADKITIHNLLTHTSGVEHYWWGQKAEAYSNAVTINDHLKMVLDVGFKSDAGKEYEYNNSNYILLGAIIEKVSRTDYFTFVKENILDKAGMSNSGYFNNETNNTVSPLVRSEKGDSWIEVERVKR is encoded by the coding sequence ATTCTTTTTGAAAAATATTTTGGATTTGCAGATAAGGAAAAAACTACTCCAATTAATCCAAATTCTTTATTTGGAATGGCTTCCGGTGGAAAAATGTTTACAGCATTATGTATCGCTAAATTAGTCGAGGATAAGAAGCTGAATTATAACGATCATATAACAAAATATATTGATGGCTTTTCAGATAAAACAAAAGCGGATAAAATAACAATACACAACTTACTTACTCATACATCAGGAGTAGAACATTATTGGTGGGGACAAAAAGCGGAAGCTTACAGTAATGCAGTTACAATCAATGATCACCTAAAAATGGTTTTAGATGTTGGGTTTAAAAGTGATGCGGGAAAAGAATACGAGTATAATAATTCAAACTATATTCTGCTGGGAGCGATCATCGAAAAAGTTTCCCGAACGGATTACTTTACCTTCGTTAAAGAAAATATTCTTGATAAAGCCGGGATGAGTAACAGCGGTTATTTTAACAATGAAACAAATAATACTGTCTCTCCATTGGTTCGATCAGAAAAAGGTGATAGTTGGATTGAGGTCGAAAGAGTAAAAAGGTAA
- a CDS encoding serine hydrolase yields MLKFSNALKNNLIVSRETFKNMISIKNNNMVATEDYGYGFIIGKSAREISYGHGGTAKGVNFEFRYFPNSDITFVIFSNQDNGAYDDLKRNTIKLITGER; encoded by the coding sequence ATGTTAAAATTTTCTAACGCGCTAAAAAATAATTTAATTGTTTCAAGGGAAACGTTTAAAAACATGATATCAATTAAAAACAATAATATGGTTGCTACCGAAGATTATGGTTATGGATTTATAATTGGTAAATCGGCTCGGGAGATAAGTTACGGACATGGCGGCACAGCAAAGGGAGTCAATTTTGAGTTCAGATATTTTCCTAATTCTGATATAACATTTGTTATATTCTCTAATCAGGATAATGGTGCTTATGATGATTTAAAGCGGAATACTATTAAACTTATAACCGGAGAAAGATAA
- a CDS encoding peroxiredoxin: MEQAVQNTPVSMPRIGDKAPSFKAVTTQGEINFPADYSGKWVILFSHPADFTPVCTSEFMTFATMEKQFEEANCKLVGLSVDGLYSHIAWLRTIKEKIEYKGMKNVEVNFPLIEDITMNVAKTYGMLQPGESTTKAVRAVFFIDPKGIIRAIIYYPLSLGRNFDELYRVIIALQAADEFGIATPADWRPGDDVIIPTAGSCGTAKNRMDGKEKDLTCHDWFFCTKPISKDAVMKAVLKKNKQVFFN, translated from the coding sequence ATGGAACAAGCAGTTCAAAATACACCAGTATCAATGCCCCGTATCGGCGATAAAGCCCCATCATTCAAAGCAGTAACAACACAAGGAGAAATTAATTTTCCAGCAGATTATTCCGGCAAATGGGTAATCTTATTCAGTCATCCGGCGGATTTTACACCAGTGTGTACCTCTGAGTTTATGACTTTTGCTACTATGGAAAAACAATTTGAAGAGGCTAACTGTAAACTTGTTGGTCTTTCTGTCGATGGACTTTACAGTCACATTGCCTGGTTAAGAACTATAAAAGAAAAAATCGAATACAAGGGAATGAAAAATGTTGAAGTAAACTTTCCTTTGATTGAAGACATTACAATGAATGTTGCAAAAACTTATGGAATGCTTCAGCCGGGTGAAAGCACAACAAAAGCAGTTCGTGCAGTTTTCTTTATCGATCCCAAAGGGATAATAAGAGCAATAATTTATTATCCGTTAAGCCTGGGAAGAAATTTTGATGAGCTTTACAGAGTTATAATTGCACTTCAAGCTGCAGATGAGTTTGGTATTGCAACTCCCGCTGATTGGAGACCAGGCGATGATGTTATAATTCCTACCGCTGGTTCATGCGGTACGGCAAAAAATCGTATGGATGGAAAAGAAAAAGACTTAACCTGCCATGATTGGTTTTTCTGTACAAAACCAATCAGCAAAGATGCTGTTATGAAAGCAGTCTTGAAGAAAAATAAACAAGTATTTTTCAATTAA